A genomic stretch from Mesoplodon densirostris isolate mMesDen1 chromosome 3, mMesDen1 primary haplotype, whole genome shotgun sequence includes:
- the STARD4 gene encoding stAR-related lipid transfer protein 4 isoform X1 has protein sequence MAEPASGRVWTSQGKQMEDLSDAAVLATRLKNTLIQYHSLEDEKWRVAKKMKDVTIWRKPSEEFNGYLFKAQGVIDDVINSVIDHIRPGPCRLDWDSLMTSLDILEYFEENCCVMRYTTAGQLWNIISPREFVDFSYTVDYKEGLLSCGVSLDWSEKRSEFVRGYNHPCGWFCVPLKDSPNRSLLTGYIQTDLRGMIPQSAVDTAMASTLINFYGDLQKALQKA, from the exons GGAAAACAAATGGAAGACCTGTCTGATGCAGCTGTTTTGGCGACTAGACTTAAAAACACTCTCATCCAATACCACAGCCTTGAAGATGAAAAGTGGCGAGTtgctaagaaaatg aaagatGTAACAATTTGGAGGAAACCTTCAGAAGAATTTAATGGATATCT CTTCAAAGCCCAAGGTGTTATAGACGATGTCATCAATAGTGTAATAGACCATATACGCCCAGGTCCCTGTCGCTTGGATTGGGACAGCTTAATGACCTCATTGGATATTTTGGAGTACTTTGAAGAG aattgCTGTGTGATGCGTTATACTACTGCTGGTCAGCTTTGGAATATAATTTCCCCAAGAGAGTTTGTTGACTTCTCCTATACTGTGGACTATAAAGAAGGGCTTTTATCCTGTG GGGTAAGTCTTGACTGGAGTGAAAAGAGATCAGAATTTGTTCGTGGATACAACCATCCCTGTGGTTGGTTTTGTGTTCCTCTTAAAGACAGTCCAAACCGGAGTCTTTTGACAGGCTATATTCAGACGGATCTGCGTGGAATGATTCCCCAGTCTGCAGTAGATACAGCCATGGCAAGCACTTTAATCAACTTCTATGGTGATTTACAAAAAGCCTTACAAAAGGCataa
- the STARD4 gene encoding stAR-related lipid transfer protein 4 isoform X3 has protein sequence MRYTTAGQLWNIISPREFVDFSYTVDYKEGLLSCGVSLDWSEKRSEFVRGYNHPCGWFCVPLKDSPNRSLLTGYIQTDLRGMIPQSAVDTAMASTLINFYGDLQKALQKA, from the exons ATGCGTTATACTACTGCTGGTCAGCTTTGGAATATAATTTCCCCAAGAGAGTTTGTTGACTTCTCCTATACTGTGGACTATAAAGAAGGGCTTTTATCCTGTG GGGTAAGTCTTGACTGGAGTGAAAAGAGATCAGAATTTGTTCGTGGATACAACCATCCCTGTGGTTGGTTTTGTGTTCCTCTTAAAGACAGTCCAAACCGGAGTCTTTTGACAGGCTATATTCAGACGGATCTGCGTGGAATGATTCCCCAGTCTGCAGTAGATACAGCCATGGCAAGCACTTTAATCAACTTCTATGGTGATTTACAAAAAGCCTTACAAAAGGCataa
- the STARD4 gene encoding stAR-related lipid transfer protein 4 isoform X2, which yields MEDLSDAAVLATRLKNTLIQYHSLEDEKWRVAKKMKDVTIWRKPSEEFNGYLFKAQGVIDDVINSVIDHIRPGPCRLDWDSLMTSLDILEYFEENCCVMRYTTAGQLWNIISPREFVDFSYTVDYKEGLLSCGVSLDWSEKRSEFVRGYNHPCGWFCVPLKDSPNRSLLTGYIQTDLRGMIPQSAVDTAMASTLINFYGDLQKALQKA from the exons ATGGAAGACCTGTCTGATGCAGCTGTTTTGGCGACTAGACTTAAAAACACTCTCATCCAATACCACAGCCTTGAAGATGAAAAGTGGCGAGTtgctaagaaaatg aaagatGTAACAATTTGGAGGAAACCTTCAGAAGAATTTAATGGATATCT CTTCAAAGCCCAAGGTGTTATAGACGATGTCATCAATAGTGTAATAGACCATATACGCCCAGGTCCCTGTCGCTTGGATTGGGACAGCTTAATGACCTCATTGGATATTTTGGAGTACTTTGAAGAG aattgCTGTGTGATGCGTTATACTACTGCTGGTCAGCTTTGGAATATAATTTCCCCAAGAGAGTTTGTTGACTTCTCCTATACTGTGGACTATAAAGAAGGGCTTTTATCCTGTG GGGTAAGTCTTGACTGGAGTGAAAAGAGATCAGAATTTGTTCGTGGATACAACCATCCCTGTGGTTGGTTTTGTGTTCCTCTTAAAGACAGTCCAAACCGGAGTCTTTTGACAGGCTATATTCAGACGGATCTGCGTGGAATGATTCCCCAGTCTGCAGTAGATACAGCCATGGCAAGCACTTTAATCAACTTCTATGGTGATTTACAAAAAGCCTTACAAAAGGCataa